In one Anticarsia gemmatalis isolate Benzon Research Colony breed Stoneville strain chromosome 9, ilAntGemm2 primary, whole genome shotgun sequence genomic region, the following are encoded:
- the Ssb-c31a gene encoding single stranded-binding protein c31A — translation MPKNKKQASSSSSDSDDGPVDRNPPPEKKAKTASSNRTDDKEPTWVLQGKKLIKVREFKGKVYVDIREFYEKNGELLPGKKGISMTPEQWRKLLSLGDEINETLSSLC, via the exons ATGCCAAAAAATAAGAAGCAAGCAAGTTCCAGCAGTTCCGACAGCGATGATGGACCTGTTGAT agaAATCCTCCACCAGAGAAGAAAGCCAAAACTGCCAGCAGTAACAGGACTGATGATAAGGAACCAACTTGGGTTCTTCAGGGTAAAAAGTTAATCAAAGTAAGAGAGTTCAAAGGAAAGGTGTATGTAGATATAAGGGAGTTTTATGAAAAGAATGGTGAACTGTTACCAGGGAAGAAGGGAATCAGTATGACTCCTGAGCAATGGAGAAAGTTATTGTCACTGGGTGACGAAATTAATGAAACATTGAGTTCCTTGTGCTAA
- the LOC142975474 gene encoding ethanolaminephosphotransferase 1 encodes MARFLSEDKLKGFEKYKYNSIDTSVLSNYVMHPFWNWCVQFCPVWVAPNLLTFTGFLLTVLNFFLFTYYDYGFHALTKENVTKDYIPNWVWAVSAVNLFVAYTLDGIDGKQARRTGTSGPLGELFDHGLDSYSAVLIPTFLYSIFGRDEVSPLRFLFLIWNIFFNFYLTHWEKYNTGIMFLPWGYDFTMIGSCLLLLSTSVLGPEAWHVTLPGGITPGVIFEFVLYFSAMLTSQTVILWNIYKSYRDGTGKMRPFTEAIRPLVPLFVFFALSTTWAIYSPTDIINRAPRLFYILTGTIFSNINCRLIVSQMSDTRCEAWNSLLVPYGLVLALVLAGRAAPLTELALLAALCLACSVAHIRYGTRVVQEMCKHFNINCFHIKPKIK; translated from the exons ATGGCTCGTTTCCTGTCGGAGGATAAATTGAAgggttttgaaaaatataaa TATAATTCGATAGACACAAGCGTCCTCAGCAACTATGTTATGCACCCATTTTGGAATTGGTGTGTCCAG ttTTGTCCTGTATGGGTGGCACCGAACCTGCTAACATTCACTGGTTTTCTACTGACGGTCCTCAATTTCTTCCTGTTCACATACTACGACTATGGATTCCATGCATTGACCAAGGAGAATGTCACAAAAGACTATATACCTAATTGGGTGTGGGCTGTGTCAGCTGTCAATTTGTTTGTGGCATACACATTag atggCATCGACGGCAAGCAGGCACGACGCACCGGCACCAGCGGTCCACTCGGAGAGCTGTTCGACCACGGCCTCGACTCGTACTCCGCTGTCCTCATACCCACGTTCCTCTACAGCATATTTGGCAG AGATGAGGTGAGTCCGTTGCGGTTTCTGTTCCTGATCTGGAACATATTCTTCAACTTCTACCTGACGCACTGGGAGAAGTACAACACCGGCATTATGTTCCTACCTTGGGGATATGACTTCACCATGATT GGTTCATGTCTGCTCTTGCTGTCCACGTCGGTGCTGGGCCCTGAGGCGTGGCACGTGACTCTCCCGGGCGGCATCACGCCGGGCGTTATATTCGAGTTTGTGCTGTACTTCTCCGCCATGCTCACCAGCCAGACCGTCATCCTGTGGAATATTTACAA GTCGTACCGCGACGGCACAGGCAAAATGCGTCCGTTCACGGAAGCTATTCGGCCGCTAGTGCCACTGTTCGTGTTCTTCGCGCTGAGCACCACGTGGGCCATCTACTCTCCTACTGACATCATCAACCGCGCGCCGCGGCTCTTCTATATACTCACCGGCACTATATTCTCTAATATTAAT TGTCGGCTGATCGTGTCTCAGATGAGCGACACGCGCTGCGAGGCGTGGAACAGCCTGCTGGTGCCGTACGGGCTGGTGCTGGCGCTGGTGCTGGCgggccgcgccgcgccgctcacCGAGCTGGCGCTGCTCGCCGCGCTGTGCCTCGCCTGCTCCGTGGCGCACATACGATACGGCACGCGCGTG GTACAAGAAATGTGCAAACATTTCAATATCAATTGTTTCCATATCAAACCAAAGATAAAGTAA
- the LOC142975316 gene encoding uncharacterized protein LOC142975316: MLKPWNSSTILPPPVNMFLCATKIDIPLLKHVCNNIFKVLSKQSPLHKESALCSRFLYKYDRKFRNDIGYRNFKKVHTALKKYLTLNFLKDVENFLLALPSETEDEKYLPTRQMLEYVLLRMITFSMIMLRICVCSKQASIFYLNRIKRGESHWMSLLPYGLLSRLWSMTSVLVQHSTTWYSNLYPYLSKLELKGLPFLPDNYELPVDLGEWLDLKNIDNFGRFDWDQKHLTDTENGLLDDDENDLLDNILSFVNETNKSDSDEELDEQKSNSNVPVVSVPETITLDIGKKLSRESFKMEQGEVISRKALEIDQGQAISRESFNKDKGEMLSRDSFKVLMNTQSKEVQVNQQNIAKKPNDVKKEKKAAKKAAKQAAEKTKTVTEINEHSHTKVTNTDSLREFINKEEGYRNDGDNRALTEHLSLMQWHALKNILLKLCNVITNKKVDKKFQKIWKEKCLDYK, from the exons ATGTTAAAGCCATGGAACAGCTCTACAATTTTGCCACCTCCtgtgaatatgtttttatgtgCAACAAAAATTG aCATCCCGTTATTAAAACATGTTTGCAACAATATCTTCAAAGTGCTATCCAAGCAGTCACCGCTGCACAAAGAAAGTGCTTTATGCTCAAGATTTCTTTACAAGTATGATAGAAAATTTCGAAATGATATTGGGTACAGGAATTTTAAAAAGGTTCACACAGCATTGAAGAAATATctaactttaaactttttgaAAGATGTTGAAAATTTTCTATTGGCTCTTCCATCAGAAACGGAGGATGAAAAGTATTTACCAACTAGGCAAATGTTGGAATATGTTCTGTTAAGAATGATAACATTTTCCATGATAATGCTGAGGATCTGTGTTTGTTCTAAACAGGCATCAATCTTTTATTTGAACAGGATAAAGAGAGGTGAGAGTCACTGGATGAGTTTGTTGCCATATGGTCTACTGAGCCGATTGTGGTCCATGACTTCAGTGCTTGTTCAGCATTCTACCACCTGGTACTCAAACTTGTATCCATATCTAAGTAAACTAGAACTTAAGGGCCTACCATTTTTACCTGACAACTATGAATTACCTGTTGATCTAGGAGAATGGCTAGACTTAAAGAACATTGATAACTTTGGCAGATTTGATTGGGACCAAAAGCATTTGACTGACACAGAGAATGGTTTActtgatgatgatgaaaatgaTCTTTTAGACAATATACTGAGTTTTGTGAATGAAACTAATAAAAGCGATTCAGATGAAGAATTAGATGAACAAAAATCAAACAGTAATGTCCCTGTAGTTAGTGTACCAGAGACAATTACACTAGACATTGGTAAAAAATTGAGTAGAGAAAGCTTCAAAATGGAACAGGGTGAAGTTATATCCAGAAAAGCTCTTGAAATAGATCAAGGTCAAGCTATATCTAGAGAAAGCTTCAACAAAGACAAAGGTGAAATGCTTTCAAGGGACAGTTTCAAAGTACTGATGAACACTCAAAGCAAAGAAGTTCAAGTAAATCAACAAAACATTGCTAAAAAACCTAATgatgtaaaaaaagaaaagaaagctGCCAAGAAGGCTGCAAAACAAGCTGCAGAAAAGACAAAAACTGTAACAGAAATTAATGAGCACTCACATACAAAAGTAACTAATACAGATTCTTTGAGAGAATTTATCAATAAGGAAGAAGGGTACAGAAATGATGGTGACAACAGAGCTCTCACAGAACACTTGAGTCTTATGCAATGGCATGCTCTCAAAAACATATTGCTCAAACTATGTAATgtcattacaaacaaaaaagtagacaagaaattccaaaaaatatggaaagaaaaatgtttagattataagtaa